Genomic window (Zingiber officinale cultivar Zhangliang chromosome 2B, Zo_v1.1, whole genome shotgun sequence):
TGTATCTATTCACTGTGATCTGACATGGACAATTTGCATCACAGTTTTTCTGCAGAGGTATTTAACGAGTTGCATGAAGAGGTAATGAACCTTACTTCAAGAGAGCACAAACTGATGCTTCGAGTTCAACGTCTAGAAAGAGAGGTTCCATCAATTGAGAAGGGTTTTTTCCCTCAACGTTTCTCTTATAGGGAAGGTAAGTTTGTACTTGGGGGGAAAACCCCATGTTCTATTGCTTCAAAGTTTGAGTaaggaaccaaaaaaaaaaaatcaaatttggtTTAACATCAGTTTACATGTTTCTGATCTGTGAATAAACTTTACAAAAGGTAATTCCAACTCAGTTTGATATATGAAGGTTCAAATTACTTGACTGTTCATGTATGGATACAACACGGAGTTATGTCCTAAACTTTCAGCGAGTCATGGTAATCTCATCCAAACCACTCATACCAATTTGAGAACTTTAAAATTTGTAATATGAGAATAAGTTAAGATATTCAGAATTTCATGAGCCAAATTGATACAATGATTATTCAATTGCCAAACACAAACCTCCCTCCTATTAAAAGTTAGATGCACTGGAGGTATTGATTATTTCAAATGCCATCGTTTTGCAGGTATCGATTGGCACTGTAATCTCCAAAAGGGTGGTCATGATCTAGTTAGCACTGGAGAAATGCCTCATTCTGTCATGAATGCATATAGAGCATGTCGTGGTCCACCACAACTATTCAAGCTAGACAAGTAATATATTCTTCTGTCTTCGATGAGTAGTCTTGGAGAGTATATTTCATGTCAACTAGTACCTCCTTCCTGCAGGTTTGATGTTTCTGGTAATGGAACATGCTTGAAGAGGTACACTGATCCATCTTTCTATAGCTTGGAATTGACCTCCAAATTGGAACAGCAAGATgctcaagaaaaagaaagagctgGCAAAGTTAAGGTGGGTGTTAAACTTTGGATTATGCAAGTACCTCCCCTAATATGACCTGAGATTAGTGATATATTTGGTAACCATAAGAGATTATACTTTTAGCCActgtatttttctaagttgaccgtATCGATGTGTGTTGTTTCCAGTGTTATGTCATATTAGCTAAAAGTTTATCCGAGTAGAATAATTTCACACTCAAAGTTCCTTAGTCTGCATTCCTATTTTTTTGCCAGAGATGCCAATATTTTTGTTGTCTTGATCGTTAAGAATTTATTTCTTGGAGTGCTTTCAAAGATCACAGCAATATATGTTGCAATTGTGCCATATTAAACCATGCAAGCATTTACATCATGTTGATATCAACTTCTTGAGAAACAAACTATCAAAGCTTAGCACAATAGTTCATAGTTCAGTTAGGAGCATGCTCTATTGCAAGTGTTACATGTTTTTTTTCAAGAATTCTGTTTTCTTTACCTTCTTATCTTTTTTCTACTGTGCACAATAAAAACTTCTAGTTGATAATATCATATTTATTcattagtttagggcaaaaataATTCATTTCTTTCACGCAGAAGAAGGTATCCTTCATAGCTAATAGCGAATCACCTGAATCTCTCAGTTCCAGGTATTCATTTCtaaatttctttcctttcatAGAAATTATCTATCCGAGCTCAATTCATAACATGATTTCATACAGATTGCAGCCGTGTACTACAGACCAAGTTTTTGATAGACCCTTGCAACATGTCAAGGTGAAATCAAGACAGCTAAATGAATCAATTATCCACACTTTAAGAAATTACATGGTGAATGGTATTGTTTTGCATTCACTGGAGGAGCAAATTATTCCTAAAAATTCAGCAAGCCAGTCCACCATGATAAAACCAGGTCACTCAACTGAAACAGATGAAACTGTAGCCAATGCATCTTCGAGCGTAGACAAAGGCTCGACATCTTCTCTTAACAAGCAGGAAATTGCAACAGAAAATGACTTGGAGCTAAAAATTGAAACAAGTGATGAGGAAATGGCAACTATCAAGAATGCTAAGAAAACTGTAGGCCACTACTCAACTCATCAAGCTGTTAACAAAGTGGATCAAAACGGGTCTTTAGGAGATGACAAAGGTCGATCAGAGCACAGTCCTGATTGCTATATTTCCgatgaaaattctagtgagttgGGCAATTTCATGGATGCACATACTACCACGGAATCAAAAATAGAGACAGATGATGAACAGGTTAGACCGGATTTTCTTGGCATCCATTCGGAAGAATCAGATTTTGATAGTAATGATGAGGTGGAGTTGAAAGCTCAATATCCTGATCAATATTTACATGAAAACTCTACTTCATCACCAGGTTTCTGCACAATGTTTAACAAAGGGACTGAAAATCCTTACTTTTCAGACACTTTAGGTCACTTGGCCATGCAATTGCTAAAAGAGAATAAAAATGAGTCATGTATCCCTCCAAACTCAGATGTAAATCCAAGCAAGAACATTGGCATTGCTTCAGCTACTGCTTCCATAGCAAGTGGAGAACAATCTTGTAGCCATTCCAGTGACTCAACAACAATTCCATCGGGTAATATAGGCATCAACAGGATAGCTTCATCTTCAGAGAAAATAAGTGACCAAGCTCTCAGACATTTATATGATGGATTTCCACATGTGCAAAGTTCCTCCGAGATTCCTGGTGAAGGAAACAGTACAACACTAACCCAGCCAACTGCTGAAACCTTTGTAATCTTATCTGAAAATTTgtatgatttaacaagaaaaaAGCACTTGATGGAAGATGAACCTCCCAAAGGAATTGACCTTAACAAACACATTGAACAAAGCATGGCGAGGGCTGCTGACACAACTCTCCATTTACAGGATCCACATGAAACTACTCTTCATAGAGTTGGTAATGATGAAGAAATCCCACATGCATCTTCTAGTACAAAATATGTGAAgcttcaagagttttcaaaagaagatgaagaacCATTGTATATCTCTCCTGTGAATTCAAATGAGACCATCCCAGATGTGATCTTCCAAAATGCTGTACAAACATTCAAAGAAGCTTTCGGAAAAGAATCAAATAGTGAACCTAACAGTAGCTCTTTCTTGCAAGATATCCCTTCTGCTGTTCATTTTGTCGAAGATATTGTTGCTGAGATCATGGAATCATCAGAAACAGGTCATCCTCTTGGTTCTAAACCAACTACTTTGTTAGCCTCCAACAACTCAAAGGAGCAGCACATAATAATCTCTGAACTTTCAGATGTAGATGGACTTGAGATGCAAGTTGAAGTTCATCGAAACTTGATTTTATCAGATTTTAATGGTGAAGACCATGAACCTTCTGAGAGAACCTCCCCTGCTAAAAATGCATTGCACGATGATGTAATCAATTCACAGGAAGCAAGTCCTCACAACATTGCAGATGGTGAAAACTATATAGAATCTGACATGCCTGAGGCTGAACAACAGTTAGAAATAGCTTCCGGTTCGCTACATTCAGACAAAGATGGTACAATTAAAGGTGATAAGAAAATACCCCAGATTGCACAGCTTCCACCTATAGCATGGAGATTGACAAAGCCTCCTATGCTACCAGTTTTTGAGAATGAATCTTCTCAACTGTTGCAAGGAGTCAATGTGCCAGCAACTGTGCAAGAAAATGATATACATTATACCTTGAAATCTAGTAGAAAAACCATGGGTGAAGCTTTGGCATCACCTCTTGAAGAAGACAAGAAGGTGCATGATAAAGACATTACTATATCATCAAGTGATGAGACACATCCCTCAACGTTGTTGGAGGCAACTCCAAATGTTAATGAGAGGTCCCAAAATGGTGCCGTAAATTTAGATGGAACTCCTACCTCATTATCGGTAGCATTAGCCATTGAAGA
Coding sequences:
- the LOC122045006 gene encoding protein SCAR2-like isoform X1; this encodes MATIRYRIRNEYGLGSSELYCAADRNDPEAILQGVAVAGLIGLLRQLGDLADFSAEVFNELHEEVMNLTSREHKLMLRVQRLEREVPSIEKGFFPQRFSYREGIDWHCNLQKGGHDLVSTGEMPHSVMNAYRACRGPPQLFKLDKFDVSGNGTCLKRYTDPSFYSLELTSKLEQQDAQEKERAGKVKKKVSFIANSESPESLSSRLQPCTTDQVFDRPLQHVKVKSRQLNESIIHTLRNYMVNGIVLHSLEEQIIPKNSASQSTMIKPGHSTETDETVANASSSVDKGSTSSLNKQEIATENDLELKIETSDEEMATIKNAKKTVGHYSTHQAVNKVDQNGSLGDDKGRSEHSPDCYISDENSSELGNFMDAHTTTESKIETDDEQVRPDFLGIHSEESDFDSNDEVELKAQYPDQYLHENSTSSPGFCTMFNKGTENPYFSDTLGHLAMQLLKENKNESCIPPNSDVNPSKNIGIASATASIASGEQSCSHSSDSTTIPSGNIGINRIASSSEKISDQALRHLYDGFPHVQSSSEIPGEGNSTTLTQPTAETFVILSENLYDLTRKKHLMEDEPPKGIDLNKHIEQSMARAADTTLHLQDPHETTLHRVGNDEEIPHASSSTKYVKLQEFSKEDEEPLYISPVNSNETIPDVIFQNAVQTFKEAFGKESNSEPNSSSFLQDIPSAVHFVEDIVAEIMESSETGHPLGSKPTTLLASNNSKEQHIIISELSDVDGLEMQVEVHRNLILSDFNGEDHEPSERTSPAKNALHDDVINSQEASPHNIADGENYIESDMPEAEQQLEIASGSLHSDKDGTIKGDKKIPQIAQLPPIAWRLTKPPMLPVFENESSQLLQGVNVPATVQENDIHYTLKSSRKTMGEALASPLEEDKKVHDKDITISSSDETHPSTLLEATPNVNERSQNGAVNLDGTPTSLSVALAIEDERLNQIHETINGSLPPTAPFPMGRPIRSEHGSLSLEDKTSSTFQDLTSLTSESEKPQRRAHSVIIRPNALLIESVASHDKSKKLPDLIHASAMPNRDERGSFLEQIKNKSFSLKPTVAPTMKFKGGPPTNLKVIAILEKANAIRQACAGSDEDDDDDDDNWSDS
- the LOC122045006 gene encoding protein SCAR2-like isoform X2, translated to MYGYNTELCPKLSASHGIDWHCNLQKGGHDLVSTGEMPHSVMNAYRACRGPPQLFKLDKFDVSGNGTCLKRYTDPSFYSLELTSKLEQQDAQEKERAGKVKKKVSFIANSESPESLSSRLQPCTTDQVFDRPLQHVKVKSRQLNESIIHTLRNYMVNGIVLHSLEEQIIPKNSASQSTMIKPGHSTETDETVANASSSVDKGSTSSLNKQEIATENDLELKIETSDEEMATIKNAKKTVGHYSTHQAVNKVDQNGSLGDDKGRSEHSPDCYISDENSSELGNFMDAHTTTESKIETDDEQVRPDFLGIHSEESDFDSNDEVELKAQYPDQYLHENSTSSPGFCTMFNKGTENPYFSDTLGHLAMQLLKENKNESCIPPNSDVNPSKNIGIASATASIASGEQSCSHSSDSTTIPSGNIGINRIASSSEKISDQALRHLYDGFPHVQSSSEIPGEGNSTTLTQPTAETFVILSENLYDLTRKKHLMEDEPPKGIDLNKHIEQSMARAADTTLHLQDPHETTLHRVGNDEEIPHASSSTKYVKLQEFSKEDEEPLYISPVNSNETIPDVIFQNAVQTFKEAFGKESNSEPNSSSFLQDIPSAVHFVEDIVAEIMESSETGHPLGSKPTTLLASNNSKEQHIIISELSDVDGLEMQVEVHRNLILSDFNGEDHEPSERTSPAKNALHDDVINSQEASPHNIADGENYIESDMPEAEQQLEIASGSLHSDKDGTIKGDKKIPQIAQLPPIAWRLTKPPMLPVFENESSQLLQGVNVPATVQENDIHYTLKSSRKTMGEALASPLEEDKKVHDKDITISSSDETHPSTLLEATPNVNERSQNGAVNLDGTPTSLSVALAIEDERLNQIHETINGSLPPTAPFPMGRPIRSEHGSLSLEDKTSSTFQDLTSLTSESEKPQRRAHSVIIRPNALLIESVASHDKSKKLPDLIHASAMPNRDERGSFLEQIKNKSFSLKPTVAPTMKFKGGPPTNLKVIAILEKANAIRQACAGSDEDDDDDDDNWSDS